Proteins encoded within one genomic window of Mesorhizobium sp. AR10:
- a CDS encoding OmpP1/FadL family transporter, with protein sequence MNNLRLKALLGAGCFSLALSGAAMHPAHAGGLERGGYDIDLLFDPAQVTGEVSGTYVMPQRDLKNVVDTNPADGDLTPLGGARDTESYWVPSAGIKIGMGPVDCLGDYSQPIGASSNPGVNWAGANGNIETQVESHAFGATCSYKMDLGKGQFRFIGGVFHEDVSGFKEQLVAPLPAMFGTGVGRLDLEGDGWGWRTGVAYEIPDIALRASLVYNSAVKLDNLAGTLDLTQVPGFVVPGNPLLGVVTDVYGSAQVPDSLELKLQSGIAPGWLAFGSIKWVNWSELQSIPFCPTATKGLVACTTTSAVRATSLDLLYRDGWTVSGGIGHKFNDQWSGAAALTWDRGTTTGLSAQTDTWTVSGGVSYTPTQNVELRFGGALGVLTSGSIHQVVGSDGVTYGTDYTADFGNDLVSALSGSVKVKW encoded by the coding sequence ATGAACAATTTGCGACTGAAAGCGCTGCTGGGGGCGGGGTGCTTTTCGCTGGCTTTATCGGGGGCGGCGATGCACCCGGCGCATGCGGGCGGCCTGGAACGCGGCGGCTACGACATCGATCTGCTGTTCGATCCGGCACAGGTCACAGGCGAGGTTTCCGGCACGTACGTGATGCCGCAACGAGACCTCAAGAATGTGGTGGACACGAATCCGGCTGACGGTGACCTCACGCCGCTGGGCGGAGCCCGCGATACTGAAAGCTATTGGGTCCCCAGCGCCGGCATCAAGATCGGCATGGGGCCCGTCGATTGCCTTGGTGACTATTCGCAGCCGATCGGAGCGTCCAGCAATCCCGGCGTCAATTGGGCCGGCGCGAACGGCAATATTGAGACTCAAGTGGAGAGCCACGCCTTTGGCGCCACCTGCTCATACAAGATGGACCTCGGCAAAGGACAGTTTCGTTTCATTGGTGGCGTATTTCACGAGGATGTTTCGGGCTTCAAGGAACAGTTGGTAGCTCCCCTTCCTGCGATGTTTGGTACAGGCGTAGGGCGCCTTGATCTCGAGGGGGACGGTTGGGGATGGCGTACCGGCGTTGCCTATGAGATTCCAGACATCGCTCTGCGCGCCAGCTTGGTCTACAATTCGGCAGTCAAGCTCGACAACCTGGCTGGAACGCTTGATCTGACCCAGGTTCCTGGTTTCGTCGTGCCAGGGAACCCGCTTTTGGGTGTAGTAACCGATGTCTATGGTTCTGCGCAGGTTCCTGACTCGCTGGAACTCAAGCTGCAGTCGGGCATCGCTCCTGGCTGGCTGGCTTTTGGATCCATCAAGTGGGTAAATTGGAGCGAATTGCAAAGCATCCCATTCTGCCCTACCGCGACCAAAGGGTTGGTCGCTTGCACCACAACCAGCGCGGTCCGAGCCACCTCGTTGGATCTGCTCTACAGGGACGGCTGGACCGTGTCCGGTGGTATCGGCCACAAGTTCAATGATCAATGGAGCGGCGCCGCAGCTCTTACCTGGGATCGCGGCACGACCACCGGCCTCAGCGCTCAGACCGATACTTGGACAGTGAGCGGAGGGGTATCCTACACGCCGACCCAAAACGTCGAGCTTCGTTTCGGTGGGGCATTGGGCGTACTCACCAGCGGATCGATACATCAGGTCGTGGGCAGCGATGGCGTTACTTACGGCACCGACTATACCGCCGACTTCGGCAACGATCTTGTTTCGGCCCTATCGGGCTCGGTGAAGGTAAAGTGGTAA
- the ilvD gene encoding dihydroxy-acid dehydratase, whose product MDARVISKAKLPSRHVTVGPARAPHRSYLYAMGLSAAEIAQPLVGVASCWNEAAPCNISLMRQAQVVKKGVAAASGTPREFCTITVTDGIAMGHQGMKSSLVSREVIADSVELTMRGHCYDALVGLAGCDKSLPGMMMAMVRLNVPSIFIYGGSILPGSYRGRQITVQDVFEAVGQHSVGAVSDAELLEIEQAACPSAGSCGAQFTANTMATVAEAIGLALPYSCGAPAPYEMRDRFNFASGEKIMELIAKNIRPRDIVTLKALENAATVVSATGGSTNAALHLPAIAHEAGIKFDLFDVAKIFEKTPYIADLKPGGKYVAKDMFEAGGIPLLMKTLLDHGYLHGDCLTVTGRTLAENMEHVTWNDSQDVVRPANRPITQTGGVVGLKGNLAPEGAIVKVAGMSELKFSGPARCFDSEEECFEAVTHRNYREGEVLVIRYEGPRGGPGMREMLSTTAALYGQGMGGKVALITDGRFSGATRGFCIGHVGPEAAVGGPIGLLRDGDVISIDAVNGTIEVALSDTELEARAKTWKARTTDYQSGAIWKYAQTVGPARDGAVTHPGGAKETHCYADI is encoded by the coding sequence ATGGACGCCAGAGTCATCTCCAAGGCCAAGTTGCCCAGCCGCCATGTGACCGTTGGTCCGGCGCGTGCGCCGCACCGCTCCTATCTCTATGCGATGGGACTGTCGGCGGCTGAGATCGCGCAGCCGCTGGTCGGCGTTGCCAGTTGCTGGAATGAGGCGGCACCTTGCAACATCTCGCTGATGCGCCAGGCGCAGGTGGTCAAGAAGGGCGTGGCCGCCGCCAGCGGCACGCCGCGCGAATTCTGCACCATCACCGTTACCGACGGCATCGCCATGGGCCACCAGGGCATGAAGTCGTCACTGGTGTCGCGCGAGGTCATCGCCGATTCAGTCGAGCTGACCATGCGCGGCCATTGCTATGACGCGCTGGTCGGACTGGCCGGTTGCGACAAGTCTCTGCCCGGCATGATGATGGCCATGGTGCGGCTCAACGTGCCGTCGATCTTCATTTATGGCGGCTCGATCCTGCCCGGCAGCTATCGCGGCCGGCAGATCACCGTGCAGGATGTGTTCGAGGCGGTCGGCCAGCACTCTGTCGGCGCGGTCAGCGACGCTGAACTGCTCGAAATCGAGCAGGCCGCCTGTCCGTCGGCCGGCTCCTGTGGCGCCCAGTTCACCGCCAACACCATGGCCACCGTCGCCGAGGCGATCGGGCTGGCGTTGCCCTATTCCTGTGGCGCACCGGCTCCCTACGAGATGCGCGACCGCTTCAATTTCGCCTCCGGTGAAAAGATCATGGAGCTGATCGCCAAGAACATCCGGCCACGCGACATCGTCACGTTGAAGGCGCTGGAGAACGCGGCGACCGTGGTTTCGGCCACTGGCGGCTCGACCAATGCGGCGCTGCATCTGCCGGCCATCGCGCATGAGGCCGGGATAAAATTCGACCTGTTCGACGTGGCGAAGATCTTCGAGAAGACGCCTTACATCGCCGACCTGAAGCCAGGCGGCAAATATGTAGCCAAGGACATGTTCGAGGCCGGCGGCATTCCGCTGTTGATGAAGACCTTGCTCGACCACGGCTATCTGCATGGCGATTGCCTGACGGTGACTGGCCGCACTTTGGCCGAAAACATGGAACACGTTACCTGGAATGATAGCCAGGATGTGGTCCGTCCCGCCAACAGACCAATCACCCAAACCGGCGGTGTCGTGGGCTTGAAGGGAAATCTTGCCCCCGAAGGCGCGATCGTGAAGGTCGCGGGCATGTCGGAGCTGAAATTCTCAGGCCCGGCGCGCTGCTTCGATTCGGAAGAGGAATGTTTTGAGGCGGTTACGCACCGCAACTACAGGGAAGGCGAGGTTCTCGTCATCCGCTACGAGGGTCCGCGCGGCGGCCCGGGCATGCGGGAAATGCTGTCGACGACGGCGGCTCTCTACGGCCAGGGCATGGGCGGCAAGGTGGCCCTCATCACCGACGGGCGCTTTTCGGGCGCGACGCGCGGTTTCTGCATCGGCCATGTCGGGCCGGAAGCAGCCGTGGGCGGCCCGATCGGGCTGCTGAGGGATGGCGACGTGATTTCGATCGATGCGGTGAACGGCACGATCGAGGTGGCGCTGTCCGACACTGAACTGGAGGCGAGGGCAAAGACATGGAAGGCGCGCACGACCGACTATCAGTCGGGCGCGATCTGGAAATATGCACAGACGGTAGGGCCTGCCCGCGACGGTGCGGTCACCCATCCGGGTGGTGCGAAAGAAACACATTGCTATGCGGATATCTGA
- a CDS encoding tetratricopeptide repeat protein: MRISELLRSSVFSALVAIATFGATLGAAGQAMAFDDKVFDDKTGVKPQSSPWAVFQFGFSAYKSGHKEQAAEAYKYAAENGQIGATWKLARMYAEGDGVARDDYEAFKFFSEIVDQDVEPGSPEESYVSDALVALGDYLRKGIPGSPVTENEVAAQEYYMRAAANYRNPNAQFEMGQMFLKGEGGVKASVKQAGRWFQLAAEKGHAGAQATLGNLLFQSGKIVRGLAMMTAALERASPADQPWIRGMQEEAFAAAGEADRRTAISLAADILTKGGGDQ; encoded by the coding sequence ATGCGGATATCTGAGTTGTTGAGGTCGTCTGTCTTTTCGGCACTGGTCGCGATCGCCACTTTTGGCGCGACCTTGGGCGCCGCGGGCCAGGCCATGGCCTTTGACGACAAGGTGTTCGACGACAAGACCGGCGTGAAGCCGCAGTCCAGCCCCTGGGCGGTGTTCCAGTTCGGCTTCTCCGCCTACAAGAGCGGTCACAAGGAACAGGCGGCCGAGGCTTATAAATACGCCGCCGAGAACGGCCAGATCGGCGCCACCTGGAAGCTCGCGCGCATGTATGCCGAAGGAGACGGCGTGGCGCGCGACGACTACGAGGCATTCAAGTTCTTCTCGGAGATCGTCGACCAGGATGTCGAACCCGGCTCGCCGGAGGAAAGCTATGTCTCCGACGCGCTGGTGGCGCTGGGCGACTATCTCCGCAAAGGCATTCCCGGCAGCCCGGTCACGGAAAACGAGGTGGCGGCCCAGGAATATTACATGCGCGCCGCCGCGAACTACCGCAATCCGAATGCCCAGTTCGAAATGGGCCAGATGTTCCTGAAGGGTGAGGGCGGCGTCAAGGCCAGCGTCAAGCAGGCCGGGCGCTGGTTCCAGCTCGCCGCCGAAAAGGGCCATGCCGGCGCGCAGGCAACGCTCGGCAACCTGCTTTTCCAGAGCGGCAAGATCGTTCGCGGACTGGCGATGATGACCGCTGCACTCGAACGTGCCTCACCGGCCGACCAGCCGTGGATCCGCGGCATGCAGGAAGAGGCGTTCGCCGCAGCCGGCGAAGCCGACCGCCGCACCGCCATTTCGCTGGCCGCCGACATCCTCACCAAGGGCGGCGGCGACCAGTAG
- the xth gene encoding exodeoxyribonuclease III: MKIVTWNINGVRARIGNLLHWLNESQPDIVCLQEIKTVDEQFPRAEIEALGYNVETHGQKGFNGVAILSKLRFDEVIRGLPGDDADEQARFIEGVFSTDKGALRVASLYLPNGNPIDDEKKFPYKLSWMARLERWAEQRLLSEEALVLAGDYNVIPEPIDAKYPENWLGDALFQPQTRQAFRQLKNLGFTEAVRSVTDAADVYTFWDYQAGAWQKNNGIRIDHLLLSPEAANRFSSASIEKHVRAWEKPSDHVPVVINLALQPA, translated from the coding sequence ATGAAAATCGTCACCTGGAACATTAACGGCGTTCGCGCCCGCATCGGCAATCTCTTGCATTGGCTGAATGAAAGCCAGCCCGACATCGTCTGCCTGCAAGAGATCAAGACGGTCGACGAGCAATTCCCGCGCGCCGAGATCGAGGCGCTGGGCTACAATGTCGAAACCCATGGCCAGAAGGGTTTCAACGGCGTCGCCATCCTGTCGAAACTGCGCTTCGACGAGGTTATCAGAGGCCTGCCGGGCGACGACGCCGACGAACAGGCGCGTTTCATCGAAGGCGTGTTCTCGACCGACAAGGGCGCTTTGCGCGTTGCCTCGCTCTATCTGCCGAACGGCAACCCGATCGATGACGAGAAGAAGTTTCCGTACAAGCTGTCATGGATGGCACGGCTCGAACGCTGGGCCGAGCAGCGGCTTTTGTCGGAAGAGGCGCTGGTGCTGGCTGGCGACTACAATGTCATCCCCGAGCCGATCGACGCAAAATATCCGGAGAACTGGCTGGGCGATGCGCTGTTCCAGCCTCAGACGCGGCAGGCGTTCCGCCAACTGAAGAATCTCGGCTTCACCGAAGCGGTGCGCTCCGTCACCGACGCGGCCGATGTCTACACCTTCTGGGACTATCAGGCCGGCGCCTGGCAGAAGAACAATGGCATCCGCATCGACCACCTGCTTTTGTCGCCAGAAGCTGCCAACCGCTTTTCCTCGGCCTCGATCGAAAAGCATGTGCGCGCCTGGGAAAAACCGTCCGACCACGTGCCTGTGGTGATAAATCTGGCGTTGCAGCCGGCTTGA
- a CDS encoding VOC family protein — translation MPAIGAVRQVALSAGRDLDTTLAFWRDVLGLSVHARYDPPGIAFIMAGDVRLFFTDGVPAGIVYLDIAGLEAFHASAKAEGIPFTAPPSLVHNDIEGHFGPAGESEWMAFLKDPAGNTIGLVERIAPKHP, via the coding sequence ATGCCCGCAATCGGCGCGGTCCGTCAGGTCGCGCTCTCGGCCGGGCGCGACCTCGACACGACTTTGGCATTTTGGCGCGACGTGCTCGGCTTGAGCGTGCATGCACGCTACGATCCGCCGGGCATCGCCTTCATCATGGCTGGCGACGTGCGCCTGTTCTTCACCGACGGCGTGCCGGCGGGGATCGTTTATCTCGACATAGCGGGCCTCGAAGCCTTCCACGCCTCGGCAAAAGCCGAAGGCATTCCCTTCACCGCGCCGCCGTCGCTTGTCCACAACGACATCGAAGGCCACTTCGGCCCGGCGGGGGAAAGCGAATGGATGGCCTTTCTAAAGGACCCGGCAGGCAATACGATCGGCCTCGTCGAACGTATTGCGCCGAAACATCCCTGA
- the erpA gene encoding iron-sulfur cluster insertion protein ErpA — protein sequence MGADAKTAMKVEMTDAAARRIAKIVSGQAGKTALRVSVEGGGCSGFSYKFDLVETRNDDDVAIEKDGATVLIDDLSLVYMGGSVIDFVDDLMGQSFQIRNPNAVASCGCGTSFSI from the coding sequence GTGGGCGCTGATGCCAAGACTGCCATGAAGGTCGAGATGACCGATGCCGCCGCCAGGCGGATCGCGAAGATCGTTTCGGGGCAAGCCGGCAAGACGGCGCTGCGCGTCTCTGTCGAAGGCGGCGGCTGTTCGGGCTTTTCCTACAAGTTCGATCTGGTCGAAACGCGCAACGACGACGACGTCGCCATCGAGAAGGACGGCGCGACCGTGCTGATCGACGATCTGTCGCTGGTCTATATGGGCGGCTCGGTGATCGATTTCGTCGACGACCTGATGGGTCAGTCGTTCCAGATCAGGAACCCGAATGCTGTCGCCTCCTGCGGCTGCGGCACCAGCTTCAGCATATAA
- a CDS encoding deoxyguanosinetriphosphate triphosphohydrolase, producing MDERQGKDALGDIGFGYRPRAAYACDPARSRGRLFDEVESPTRTPFQRDRDRIIHSTAFRRLKHKTQVFVAHEGDHYRTRLTHSIEVAQIARALARALCGDEDLAEAVALVHDFGHTPFGHTGEDALNDKMAAWGGFDHNAQSLRVVTRLERRYAEFDGLNLTWETLEGLVKHNGPLTDASGKGLKGPVPQAIRDYSELHDLELDRFASIEAQCAAIADDIAYNTHDIDDGLRSGFLTLDMLEKVSLPGSILEGVRARYPVLDDVRTGHELMRRQITMMVEDVIVSTTGNLARIKPENADAVRAAGETMVTFSTEMAAGEKELKAFLYKHLYRHSEVMRVRADAEQIVRDLFDVYFADPRAMPDGWREGLDRAEDRIKARSVADFLAGMTDTYALKEHRRLFDHTPDLS from the coding sequence ATGGACGAGCGGCAGGGCAAGGATGCTCTCGGCGATATCGGCTTCGGTTATCGGCCGCGCGCGGCCTATGCCTGTGACCCGGCGCGCTCGCGCGGGCGACTGTTCGACGAGGTGGAAAGCCCGACCCGCACGCCGTTCCAGCGCGATCGCGACCGCATCATCCATTCGACGGCGTTCCGTAGGCTGAAGCACAAGACGCAAGTGTTCGTCGCGCATGAGGGCGACCACTATCGCACCCGCCTGACGCATTCGATCGAGGTGGCGCAGATTGCGCGCGCTTTGGCGCGGGCGCTTTGCGGCGACGAGGATCTGGCCGAGGCAGTGGCCCTGGTGCACGATTTCGGCCACACGCCCTTCGGCCATACCGGCGAGGATGCTCTGAACGACAAGATGGCCGCCTGGGGCGGCTTCGATCACAATGCGCAGTCGCTGCGCGTGGTGACGCGACTGGAGCGCCGCTATGCCGAGTTCGACGGCCTCAACCTGACCTGGGAGACGCTGGAAGGGCTGGTCAAGCACAACGGACCGCTGACGGACGCCAGCGGGAAGGGGCTGAAAGGGCCGGTGCCGCAAGCGATCCGCGACTATTCGGAACTGCACGACCTCGAACTCGACCGCTTCGCCAGCATCGAGGCGCAATGCGCGGCGATTGCCGACGACATCGCCTACAATACCCATGACATCGACGATGGCCTGCGATCCGGCTTCCTGACGCTGGACATGCTGGAAAAGGTTTCGCTGCCAGGATCGATCCTCGAGGGCGTGCGCGCGCGCTATCCGGTGCTCGACGACGTGCGCACCGGCCACGAACTGATGCGGCGGCAGATCACCATGATGGTCGAAGACGTTATCGTTTCCACCACCGGCAATCTGGCGCGCATCAAGCCGGAAAATGCCGACGCGGTGCGAGCGGCGGGCGAGACTATGGTCACCTTTTCCACCGAAATGGCCGCGGGCGAGAAGGAATTGAAGGCCTTTCTCTACAAGCACCTCTACCGGCACAGCGAGGTCATGCGGGTGCGCGCTGACGCCGAGCAGATCGTGCGGGACCTGTTCGACGTCTATTTCGCCGATCCGCGCGCCATGCCCGATGGCTGGCGGGAGGGGCTCGACCGGGCCGAAGATCGCATCAAGGCGCGCAGCGTTGCCGATTTCCTGGCGGGTATGACCGACACCTATGCGCTGAAGGAACACCGGCGCTTGTTTGACCATACGCCTGATTTAAGCTAG
- the argS gene encoding arginine--tRNA ligase — MNIFADFNARIIKAVEALDLKDNDGVSPDLSRIAVEPPRDASHGDLATNAAMVLAKPTGQNPRALAERLAAALRADPDIAATDVAGPGFVNLRLKDGFWQAHLTALLGEGRNYGRSSVGGGRKTNVEYVSANPTGPMHVGHCRGAVVGDTLANLMAFAGYDVTKEYVINDAGSQIDVLGRSAFLRYREALGDDIGEIPAGLYPGDYLVPVGQALVTEFGRSLLQMPDDEALATVKDRTIDAMMVMIREDLALLNVHHDVFFSERTLHADNARKIRSAINDLTLKGHIYKGKLPPPKGEKPDDWEDREQTLFRSTAVGDDMDRALVKSDGTFTYFAADVAYLKDKVDRGFVDLIYVLGADHGGYVKRLEALARAIAGDDLKLQLTVLLCNLVKLFRDGEPVRMSKRSGDFVTLREVVEEVGRDAIRFMMLYRKSDAPLDFDFAKVTEQSKDNPVFYVQYASARCHSVFRQASEQLGEANFDRNRLAGAVALLTDEGELGLIRKLAEYPRLIESAALALEPHRLAFYLYDLASSFHGHWNRGTDNPDLRFVKVNDRQLTHARLGLVQAVSDVLTSGLTLIGADAPTEMR, encoded by the coding sequence ATGAACATCTTCGCCGATTTCAACGCGCGAATCATAAAAGCCGTCGAAGCGCTTGATTTGAAAGACAATGATGGCGTTTCGCCCGACCTGTCGCGGATCGCTGTCGAGCCGCCCCGCGACGCCAGCCATGGCGATCTGGCGACCAATGCGGCGATGGTGCTTGCCAAGCCGACCGGCCAGAATCCGCGCGCGCTTGCCGAACGGCTGGCAGCGGCGCTGCGCGCCGATCCCGATATCGCCGCCACCGATGTGGCTGGCCCGGGCTTCGTCAACCTCAGGCTCAAGGACGGGTTCTGGCAGGCGCATCTGACGGCGCTGCTTGGCGAAGGCCGCAATTATGGCCGCTCGAGCGTCGGCGGCGGCAGAAAAACCAATGTCGAATATGTCTCGGCCAACCCGACCGGACCGATGCATGTCGGCCATTGCCGCGGTGCCGTGGTCGGCGACACCCTCGCCAATTTGATGGCTTTCGCCGGCTACGACGTGACCAAGGAATATGTCATCAACGATGCCGGCTCGCAGATCGATGTGCTCGGACGGTCGGCCTTCCTGCGCTACCGCGAGGCGCTGGGCGACGACATCGGCGAGATACCGGCCGGGCTTTACCCGGGCGACTATCTGGTCCCGGTCGGCCAGGCGCTGGTCACGGAATTCGGCCGCTCGCTGCTGCAGATGCCGGACGACGAGGCACTGGCCACAGTCAAGGACCGGACGATCGACGCAATGATGGTGATGATCCGCGAGGATCTGGCGCTGCTCAACGTGCATCACGACGTGTTCTTCTCGGAGCGCACGCTGCATGCCGACAATGCCAGGAAGATCCGTTCGGCCATCAACGACCTGACGCTGAAGGGCCATATCTACAAGGGCAAGCTGCCGCCGCCCAAGGGCGAGAAGCCGGACGACTGGGAGGATCGCGAGCAGACGCTGTTCCGCTCGACCGCGGTCGGCGACGACATGGACCGGGCACTGGTCAAGTCCGACGGCACCTTCACCTATTTTGCCGCCGATGTCGCCTATCTCAAGGACAAGGTCGACCGCGGCTTCGTCGACCTCATTTATGTGCTCGGCGCCGACCATGGCGGCTACGTCAAGCGGCTGGAAGCACTGGCGCGGGCGATTGCCGGTGATGATCTGAAGCTTCAGCTTACCGTACTGCTTTGCAATCTGGTGAAGCTGTTTCGCGATGGCGAACCGGTTCGGATGTCGAAGCGGTCGGGCGACTTCGTGACGCTGCGCGAAGTGGTGGAGGAGGTCGGCCGCGATGCGATCCGCTTCATGATGCTCTATCGCAAGAGCGATGCGCCGCTTGATTTCGATTTCGCCAAGGTGACCGAGCAGTCCAAGGACAATCCGGTGTTTTATGTGCAGTACGCATCGGCGCGCTGCCATTCCGTGTTCCGGCAGGCGAGCGAGCAACTGGGTGAGGCCAATTTCGACCGCAACAGGCTGGCTGGCGCCGTGGCATTGCTGACCGACGAGGGCGAGCTCGGGCTGATCAGGAAGCTGGCGGAATATCCACGGCTGATAGAATCCGCGGCCCTTGCGCTGGAGCCGCACAGGCTGGCATTCTACCTCTACGATCTTGCCTCCAGCTTCCACGGACACTGGAACCGGGGTACCGATAATCCCGACTTACGTTTTGTTAAGGTTAACGACCGACAATTGACCCATGCCAGACTAGGGCTGGTGCAGGCTGTTTCGGACGTTTTGACGTCCGGCCTGACGCTGATCGGAGCCGATGCGCCCACCGAAATGCGTTAG